The Nocardioides sp. S5 genome includes a window with the following:
- a CDS encoding ABC transporter permease — MPEIPTESPRTGVIHDLGYRRYDGPRDGSATIARTLFTTGLRHAYGLGRSGKSKVMPFLLLAMSVLPATIVVGVLVLTPATSLPVSYADYTNQTQLLVSLFAASQAPVLFSRDLRHRSIVLYLARPLGATAFALVRWLSMTVALWAFTLVPTVLLLVGALLAGLDTSDQVTGMLKAVVLQAGLAALVAGITGVISSVSLRRGFAVVGSVMALIVLTGVVTAVQAISASEGADSASVGVGLASPWSLYSGLANAWDAGITTQVPVDGAWVPAYVLVALLLSGGCLLGLVARFRKVGSR, encoded by the coding sequence ATGCCTGAGATCCCGACCGAGAGTCCCCGCACCGGAGTCATCCACGACCTCGGCTACCGCCGCTACGACGGGCCGCGCGACGGCTCCGCGACGATCGCCCGCACGCTCTTCACCACCGGCCTGCGCCACGCGTACGGCCTGGGGCGCTCGGGCAAGTCGAAGGTCATGCCGTTCCTGCTGCTCGCGATGTCGGTGCTGCCGGCCACGATCGTCGTCGGGGTCCTCGTCCTCACCCCCGCCACGTCGCTGCCGGTGTCCTACGCCGACTACACCAACCAGACCCAGCTGCTCGTCAGTCTCTTCGCCGCCTCGCAGGCGCCGGTGCTCTTCTCCCGCGACCTGCGCCACCGCTCGATCGTGCTCTACCTCGCCCGTCCCCTCGGCGCGACCGCCTTCGCGCTCGTGCGCTGGCTGTCGATGACCGTCGCGCTCTGGGCCTTCACCCTGGTGCCGACGGTCCTGCTCCTCGTCGGTGCACTGCTGGCCGGCCTCGACACGAGCGACCAGGTCACCGGGATGCTCAAGGCGGTGGTGCTCCAGGCGGGGCTGGCGGCGCTCGTCGCCGGCATCACCGGCGTCATCTCCTCGGTGTCGCTGCGTCGCGGCTTCGCCGTCGTCGGCTCGGTGATGGCCCTGATCGTCCTCACCGGGGTGGTCACCGCGGTCCAGGCCATCTCGGCCAGCGAGGGTGCCGACTCCGCCTCCGTCGGCGTCGGCCTGGCCTCCCCCTGGTCGCTCTACAGCGGGTTGGCGAATGCCTGGGACGCCGGGATCACCACGCAGGTGCCCGTCGACGGCGCCTGGGTCCCGGCCTACGTCCTGGTGGCGCTCCTGCTGAGCGGCGGCTGCCTGCTCGGGCTGGTCGCCCGCTTCCGGAAGGTGGGCTCGCGATGA
- a CDS encoding glycosyltransferase, with translation MSGLLEVPVVPVALARLSTLLPPERVRRVEEYAAAARRLLDGRTLWNVSSTARGGGVAEMLHTLVAYAAGTGIDIRWLVIGGDPGFFAVTKRIHNRLHGVPGDDGALDADARATYDATLARHRDELVRRVQPGDVVLLHDPQTAGLAGALRERGAYVVWRCHVGLDETNEWTQEAWEFLHPLVEPVHACVFSREEFAPGWVDRRWLRVIPPSLDPFSPKNVELSAEEVEELVHRPGMVVEGTALPRDARIVLQVSRWDRLKDMAGVLEAFAAHLDDLPRDVHLVLAGPEARGVADDPEAAEVLAECRGQWRALPEQARARTHLVSVPMDDLVDNARVVNALQRWATVVVQKSLAEGFGLTVTEPMWKARPVVASSVGGIRDQVEHGVSGLLLDDPRDGAALVAALASLLADPERCGDLGRAAHLRVRDHYLADRHLIQYVDLFTQLLDAETAPEVAQR, from the coding sequence ATGAGCGGCCTGCTCGAGGTGCCGGTGGTGCCGGTCGCGCTCGCGCGCCTGTCCACCCTGCTGCCGCCGGAGCGGGTGCGGCGCGTCGAGGAGTACGCCGCCGCTGCCCGTCGGCTGCTCGACGGCCGCACCCTGTGGAACGTCAGCTCGACCGCACGCGGCGGCGGCGTCGCGGAGATGCTGCACACCCTCGTCGCCTACGCGGCCGGCACCGGCATCGACATCCGCTGGCTCGTCATCGGCGGGGACCCCGGCTTCTTCGCCGTCACCAAGCGGATCCACAACCGGCTGCACGGCGTCCCCGGCGACGACGGTGCGCTCGACGCCGACGCGCGGGCGACGTACGACGCCACGCTGGCGCGCCACCGCGACGAGCTCGTCCGCCGCGTGCAGCCCGGCGACGTCGTGCTGCTCCACGACCCCCAGACCGCCGGCCTCGCCGGGGCGCTGCGCGAGCGGGGGGCGTACGTCGTGTGGCGCTGCCACGTGGGGCTCGACGAGACCAACGAGTGGACGCAGGAGGCGTGGGAGTTCCTGCACCCGCTGGTCGAGCCGGTGCACGCCTGCGTCTTCTCACGGGAGGAGTTCGCCCCCGGATGGGTCGACCGGCGCTGGCTGCGGGTCATCCCGCCCTCGCTGGACCCGTTCAGCCCCAAGAACGTCGAGCTGTCCGCCGAGGAGGTGGAGGAGCTGGTGCACCGCCCCGGGATGGTGGTCGAGGGGACCGCGCTGCCGCGCGATGCCCGCATCGTCCTGCAGGTCAGCCGCTGGGACCGCCTCAAGGACATGGCCGGCGTGCTGGAGGCCTTCGCCGCGCACCTCGACGACCTCCCGCGCGACGTGCACCTCGTGCTCGCCGGACCAGAGGCGCGCGGAGTGGCCGACGACCCCGAGGCCGCCGAGGTGCTCGCCGAGTGCCGCGGGCAGTGGCGGGCGCTGCCGGAGCAGGCACGCGCGCGGACCCACCTCGTCTCGGTCCCGATGGACGACCTCGTCGACAACGCGCGGGTCGTCAACGCCCTCCAGCGCTGGGCCACCGTCGTGGTGCAGAAGAGCCTCGCGGAGGGATTCGGGCTCACCGTGACGGAACCGATGTGGAAGGCCAGGCCGGTCGTCGCGTCTTCCGTCGGCGGCATCCGCGACCAGGTCGAGCACGGCGTCAGTGGCCTGCTCCTCGACGACCCTCGCGACGGCGCCGCGCTGGTCGCGGCGCTGGCGTCGCTGCTCGCCGACCCGGAGCGGTGCGGGGACCTGGGGCGCGCCGCCCACCTGCGCGTGCGCGACCACTACCTCGCCGACCGCCACCTCATCCAGTACGTCGACCTCTTCACGCAGCTGCTCGACGCGGAGACCGCGCCGGAGGTCGCTCAGCGCTGA
- a CDS encoding ABC transporter ATP-binding protein — MSTLVLDSASRWFGNVVAVNDVSLTVGPGVTGLLGPNGAGKTTLMAMMSGFLAPSSGHVTLDGQPVWRNTDVYRRIGLVPERELSFGYLTGRQFVRANADLHRLPDAATATERILEVVDMVEPAQRRLDTYSKGMRQRVKIAAALVHDPSVLLLDEPFNGVDPRQRMHLMDLLRRLGDEGRTVLFSSHILEEVERLARHIEVVVSGRHAASGDFGAIRRLMTDRPVQYAVQSSDNRTLATLLMAQESVRAVSLRGEHLDVQVDDLGSFAVGLPGLARQHDLTIFELSPSDESLESVFAYLVAR; from the coding sequence ATGAGCACCCTGGTCCTGGACTCGGCCTCGCGCTGGTTCGGCAACGTCGTGGCGGTCAACGACGTCTCGCTCACGGTCGGCCCCGGCGTCACCGGCCTCCTCGGCCCCAACGGCGCCGGCAAGACCACCCTGATGGCGATGATGTCGGGATTCCTGGCGCCGTCGTCCGGGCACGTCACGCTCGACGGCCAGCCGGTCTGGCGCAACACCGACGTCTACCGCCGCATCGGGCTGGTGCCCGAGCGCGAGCTCAGCTTCGGCTACCTCACCGGTCGCCAGTTCGTGCGCGCCAACGCCGACCTGCACCGCCTGCCCGACGCGGCCACCGCGACCGAGCGGATCCTCGAGGTCGTCGACATGGTCGAGCCGGCCCAGCGCCGCCTCGACACCTACTCCAAGGGCATGCGCCAGCGCGTCAAGATCGCCGCCGCACTGGTCCACGACCCGTCGGTGCTGCTGCTCGACGAGCCGTTCAACGGCGTCGACCCGCGCCAGCGGATGCACCTGATGGACCTGCTGCGTCGTCTGGGCGACGAGGGCCGCACCGTGCTCTTCAGCTCCCACATCCTCGAGGAGGTCGAGCGCCTGGCCCGCCACATCGAGGTCGTGGTCTCCGGGCGCCACGCCGCCTCGGGCGACTTCGGTGCGATCCGCCGGCTGATGACCGACCGCCCCGTGCAGTACGCCGTCCAGTCCAGCGACAACCGCACGCTCGCCACCCTGCTCATGGCGCAGGAGTCCGTGCGTGCGGTGAGCCTGCGCGGCGAGCACCTCGACGTCCAGGTCGACGACCTGGGCAGCTTCGCCGTGGGCCTGCCCGGCCTGGCCCGGCAGCACGACCTGACCATCTTCGAGCTCTCCCCCAGCGACGAGTCGCTGGAGAGCGTCTTCGCCTACCTGGTGGCCCGATGA
- a CDS encoding recombinase family protein — protein MSARRTPASTTSRLGVGYTRYSTEEQGSTAEQRAINEMVAADHGVTLLETFTDEGVSRTLTDRPGLQELFDYLEARRDVRYLLVNELERITAGVGQRQKITSLCKRLGITLVAEDIGLIDPHDEDAMYDADVRAVNAKGEVLKVRRRTRRNLRAKVVAGSTVAMRPPYGVRMKPLVIEGVELPSGMPAFVNGRKVRSGVPELHPEEYPWLVQMFTWADEGLSVEEIARRLTREGVPTKTGKDAWPPNSIAGILDNPFYKGELIWGRQQVLRDENGKPYLEQRGEDDPGRVIRESPLGAIVDSELWDRVNARRLSARGQKNRDKKATPENVLDGIVFCGRCGHRMYTRIDNPRSHKTVRIRFYCPGKRPGMIPRAGYSPCEKVNTILADNIIKGIASQPIRGGKTVEVHVTRGVAADADAEKKRNRLHARIREAEAEWANAKRLALKGLLDDDDVAAVKADTEAITSEARTALEELDQAGRVEVVPFTGTVADRFAELVDGLSDEEVPAELRKALLRDFGITRIYIDNPRVRVELL, from the coding sequence ATGAGCGCTCGACGAACCCCTGCAAGCACGACGTCGCGGCTGGGTGTGGGCTACACGCGGTACTCGACCGAGGAGCAGGGCTCGACGGCTGAGCAGCGAGCGATCAACGAGATGGTCGCGGCCGATCACGGGGTCACATTGCTGGAGACGTTCACGGACGAGGGCGTCTCCCGTACGCTCACCGACCGGCCGGGTCTTCAGGAGTTGTTCGACTATCTGGAGGCTCGCCGCGATGTGCGGTACCTGTTGGTCAACGAGCTGGAACGCATCACGGCCGGCGTGGGTCAGCGCCAGAAGATCACGTCGTTGTGCAAGCGTCTCGGGATCACGCTGGTAGCCGAGGACATCGGACTCATCGACCCGCATGACGAGGACGCGATGTACGACGCGGACGTGCGCGCGGTCAACGCCAAGGGGGAGGTGTTGAAGGTCCGGCGACGTACGCGCAGGAACCTGCGGGCCAAGGTGGTTGCCGGGTCGACGGTGGCGATGCGCCCGCCGTATGGGGTGCGGATGAAGCCGCTTGTCATCGAGGGCGTGGAGTTGCCATCCGGGATGCCGGCGTTCGTCAATGGCCGCAAGGTCCGCTCAGGCGTGCCCGAGCTGCATCCCGAGGAGTACCCGTGGTTGGTCCAGATGTTCACTTGGGCCGATGAGGGCCTGTCGGTGGAGGAGATCGCGCGTCGGCTGACGCGAGAGGGTGTGCCGACCAAGACGGGCAAGGATGCGTGGCCGCCGAACTCGATCGCCGGGATTCTGGACAACCCGTTCTACAAGGGTGAGCTGATCTGGGGACGCCAGCAGGTGCTGCGGGATGAGAACGGTAAGCCGTATCTGGAACAGCGGGGCGAAGATGACCCTGGCCGGGTGATACGCGAGTCCCCATTGGGGGCGATCGTCGACTCGGAGTTGTGGGATCGGGTCAACGCGCGGAGGCTCTCGGCGCGCGGCCAGAAGAACAGGGACAAGAAGGCCACCCCGGAGAACGTGCTGGACGGGATCGTGTTTTGCGGGCGGTGCGGGCACCGGATGTACACGCGGATCGACAACCCTCGCAGCCACAAGACCGTGCGCATCCGGTTCTATTGCCCCGGCAAGCGGCCGGGCATGATCCCGCGCGCCGGATACAGCCCCTGCGAGAAGGTCAACACGATCCTGGCCGACAACATCATCAAGGGCATCGCTTCGCAACCGATCCGCGGCGGGAAGACCGTCGAGGTGCACGTGACGCGCGGCGTCGCCGCTGACGCGGACGCGGAGAAGAAGCGCAACCGGCTCCATGCCCGGATCAGGGAGGCCGAGGCGGAGTGGGCCAATGCCAAGCGGCTCGCCCTCAAGGGGCTGCTCGATGACGATGACGTCGCGGCGGTCAAGGCCGACACGGAGGCGATCACCTCCGAGGCCCGGACCGCGCTCGAGGAGCTGGACCAGGCCGGCAGGGTCGAGGTGGTGCCGTTCACCGGGACCGTGGCCGACAGGTTCGCCGAGCTGGTCGACGGGTTAAGCGACGAGGAGGTCCCGGCCGAGCTTCGGAAGGCACTGCTACGCGACTTCGGCATCACCCGCATCTACATCGACAACCCACGCGTTCGAGTCGAGCTGCTGTAG
- a CDS encoding SulP family inorganic anion transporter: protein MSLRPPGRRALRGDVVAGITVAAYLVPQVLAYSGLARVPPAAGLWAAFVALAVYFLLGSSPQLSVGPESTTALMTGAALASVTVTGESAQDAAAVLALAVGAVCLLAWAGGLAFLADLLSKPVLVGYMAGIAGLMVLSQTARGSGADVPDGTVLAQTWWLLQHPAAVHVPTLAVCLGTLALLLAGARLWPTGPVPLVGMLLAALGVALAGLSDDGVAVVGSLPFALPSVGLPSVASVGSWALLTTALAIAVVGFTDNVLTARAFGVRHGDRIDARRELLALGAANVAAGVVHGFPVSSSGSRTAIVDAVGGRSRWAGLSTLAAALVLVVALRPVLARFPDAALAAVVVYAGLRLVDVAEFVRIARYRRTELLIALATTAGVLVLGVLQGVLVAVSLSLVDVIRRVARPHDAVEGLVPDLAGMHDVDDYADAVPVPGLLVYRYDAPLFFANADNFLSRVRESVEAYAPHWVVLNTEAIGEVDLTGADALETLRAELEARGVVLALARLKQEQREALEPSGLLERIGAEHVFPTLPTALDAYRAATGQR, encoded by the coding sequence GTGAGCCTCCGTCCTCCGGGGCGGAGGGCACTGCGTGGTGACGTGGTGGCCGGCATCACCGTCGCTGCCTACCTCGTGCCCCAGGTCCTGGCGTACTCCGGGCTGGCCCGCGTGCCCCCGGCCGCCGGCCTCTGGGCGGCCTTCGTCGCCCTCGCCGTCTACTTCCTCCTCGGCTCCTCGCCGCAGCTGTCGGTCGGACCGGAGTCGACCACCGCGCTGATGACGGGCGCCGCCCTGGCGAGCGTCACCGTGACCGGCGAGTCGGCGCAGGACGCGGCGGCGGTGCTGGCGCTGGCGGTCGGGGCGGTGTGCCTCCTCGCGTGGGCCGGCGGCCTCGCGTTCCTGGCCGACCTGCTCTCCAAGCCGGTGCTGGTCGGCTACATGGCCGGCATCGCCGGGCTCATGGTCCTCTCGCAGACCGCACGCGGGAGCGGGGCGGACGTCCCTGACGGCACGGTGCTGGCCCAGACGTGGTGGTTGCTCCAGCACCCGGCCGCCGTGCACGTCCCGACCCTGGCGGTGTGCCTCGGCACCCTCGCGCTGCTGCTCGCCGGCGCCCGGCTGTGGCCCACCGGTCCGGTGCCGCTGGTCGGCATGCTCCTGGCGGCCCTCGGCGTGGCCCTGGCCGGGTTGTCCGACGACGGCGTGGCCGTGGTCGGTTCCCTCCCCTTCGCGCTGCCGTCGGTGGGTCTGCCGTCGGTCGCGTCGGTGGGGTCGTGGGCGCTGCTGACGACCGCGCTCGCGATCGCCGTCGTCGGCTTCACCGACAACGTGCTCACCGCCCGGGCCTTCGGCGTACGCCACGGCGACCGCATCGACGCGCGCCGCGAGCTGCTGGCGCTGGGGGCGGCGAACGTCGCCGCGGGTGTGGTGCACGGCTTCCCGGTGAGCAGCTCCGGCAGCCGGACGGCGATCGTCGACGCGGTGGGCGGGCGGTCGCGCTGGGCCGGCCTGTCGACGCTGGCTGCCGCGCTGGTCCTGGTCGTCGCGCTGCGACCGGTCCTGGCCCGCTTCCCCGACGCCGCGCTCGCCGCGGTGGTGGTCTACGCCGGGCTGCGCCTGGTCGACGTCGCGGAGTTCGTCCGGATCGCGCGCTACCGGCGCACCGAGCTGTTGATCGCGCTGGCCACGACGGCCGGCGTGCTGGTCCTCGGCGTGCTCCAGGGCGTGCTGGTGGCGGTGAGCCTCTCGCTCGTCGACGTGATCCGCCGGGTCGCTCGGCCGCACGACGCGGTCGAGGGTCTGGTCCCGGACCTGGCGGGCATGCACGACGTCGACGACTACGCCGACGCCGTGCCCGTGCCCGGCCTGCTCGTCTACCGCTACGACGCGCCCCTGTTCTTCGCCAACGCCGACAACTTCCTCAGCCGCGTCCGGGAGTCGGTGGAGGCGTACGCACCGCACTGGGTGGTGCTCAACACCGAGGCCATCGGCGAGGTCGACCTCACCGGCGCCGACGCCCTCGAGACGCTGCGTGCGGAGCTCGAGGCGCGGGGCGTCGTGCTGGCGCTGGCGCGGCTCAAGCAGGAGCAGCGCGAGGCCCTCGAGCCGAGCGGGCTGCTGGAGCGGATCGGGGCCGAGCACGTCTTCCCCACGCTGCCGACCGCGCTCGACGCCTACCGCGCCGCGACCGGTCAGCGCTGA
- a CDS encoding septum formation family protein: MKGPVVASLAFFAVAIGLAGFVAVATEVTGENPISSTDVGERSRVHQLDTGDCFDVGPTYDASQDVTVLDCDEPHDSEVVWTDNFSTYGSDGDEAAREAVDEAEGVCRERFEAYVDALPAGSGVELRPYLDGGIERMRDLGTDETRWQVACVAWSADGRFGG, translated from the coding sequence ATGAAAGGTCCCGTCGTGGCGTCGCTGGCGTTCTTCGCGGTGGCGATCGGCCTGGCCGGGTTCGTCGCGGTCGCCACCGAGGTCACGGGCGAGAACCCGATCAGCTCCACCGACGTGGGCGAGCGCTCGCGCGTCCACCAGCTCGACACGGGCGACTGCTTCGACGTCGGTCCGACCTACGACGCGAGCCAGGACGTGACCGTCCTCGACTGCGACGAGCCGCACGACTCCGAGGTCGTGTGGACCGACAACTTCAGCACCTACGGCAGCGACGGCGACGAGGCGGCCCGCGAGGCGGTGGACGAGGCCGAGGGCGTGTGCCGCGAGCGCTTCGAGGCGTACGTCGACGCGCTGCCGGCGGGCTCGGGCGTGGAGCTGCGCCCCTATCTGGACGGCGGCATCGAGCGGATGCGGGACCTGGGCACCGACGAGACGCGGTGGCAGGTCGCGTGCGTGGCGTGGAGCGCGGACGGTCGCTTCGGCGGCTGA
- a CDS encoding TspO/MBR family protein: MTTWAPTLSWCALVVVFAAMSNVWNGHEPGWYASLARPSFQPPDIVFGLMWPLNFLLLLVVGATTVRTAPPGAAWAATGVLAVSVALALGWAYLFYVPHSLVGAAACLAGAAVLTWVLLAVVARIEVWGALALVPYALWLSVATALSVAYARLS; this comes from the coding sequence GTGACGACGTGGGCGCCGACGCTCTCCTGGTGCGCGCTGGTCGTGGTCTTCGCCGCGATGTCGAACGTCTGGAACGGCCACGAGCCGGGCTGGTACGCCTCGCTGGCGCGCCCGTCCTTCCAGCCGCCCGACATCGTCTTCGGCCTGATGTGGCCGTTGAACTTCCTGCTGCTCCTCGTCGTCGGCGCGACGACGGTCCGCACCGCACCGCCGGGTGCCGCCTGGGCGGCGACCGGGGTGCTCGCCGTGTCGGTCGCGCTGGCACTGGGGTGGGCCTACCTCTTCTACGTCCCGCACAGCCTCGTCGGTGCCGCGGCGTGCCTGGCCGGGGCCGCCGTGCTGACGTGGGTGCTGCTCGCCGTCGTGGCCCGGATCGAGGTGTGGGGTGCCCTCGCGCTGGTGCCGTACGCCCTCTGGCTCTCGGTGGCGACCGCGCTGTCGGTGGCCTACGCCAGGCTGAGCTGA
- a CDS encoding DUF6036 family nucleotidyltransferase, translating into MSSAARQLDAEQVLGLLHELSERLAAGGVQAQLFVVGGAAMALAYDQDRLTRDVDALFVPAPEVRVAAGEIGVVHGLEPDWLNDAAKGFLPGPDEHPQTVFESESLLVQVASPAYLLAMKLHASRDERDLDDAATLFNRLDYTTAQEAVDLLSHTYPPGQLLPRHYYVAEDVAHRAAARASMHGAEVEAETPETGAVRLRRAIEDEQRQAPGSGRARLSPPEPPSIGF; encoded by the coding sequence ATGAGCAGCGCGGCGCGACAACTCGACGCAGAGCAAGTCCTTGGCCTGCTCCACGAACTGTCGGAGCGCCTGGCGGCCGGTGGCGTGCAAGCACAGCTCTTCGTCGTGGGCGGGGCGGCCATGGCACTGGCCTACGACCAGGACCGTCTCACCCGCGACGTGGATGCCCTCTTTGTCCCTGCGCCGGAGGTGCGGGTCGCTGCTGGAGAGATCGGCGTCGTCCACGGCCTGGAGCCGGATTGGCTCAACGACGCCGCCAAGGGCTTCCTCCCAGGCCCCGACGAGCACCCGCAAACCGTGTTCGAGTCCGAGTCGCTGCTGGTGCAGGTCGCCTCGCCAGCGTATCTGCTGGCGATGAAACTCCATGCCTCCCGCGACGAGCGAGACCTTGACGATGCCGCGACCCTGTTCAACCGACTCGACTACACCACGGCACAGGAGGCAGTCGACCTGCTGAGCCACACCTATCCGCCAGGGCAACTGCTTCCACGCCACTACTACGTCGCCGAAGACGTCGCCCACCGGGCCGCCGCGCGGGCATCGATGCACGGCGCTGAAGTTGAGGCCGAGACGCCGGAGACTGGCGCTGTGCGACTGCGTCGCGCCATCGAGGACGAGCAGAGGCAAGCCCCGGGCAGTGGCCGCGCTCGCCTCAGTCCGCCCGAGCCACCCAGCATCGGCTTCTGA
- a CDS encoding SAV_915 family protein, producing MSDPTDVDPRPQLPPVVYVPTTDEPDAAARRVLMHRVEDGRTALYTYSAIDRLHRWYLPDAPWLLCDVPALQRIHEQSPYDLLFLDIDPGLRDDTGADAGSAAS from the coding sequence ATGAGTGACCCGACGGACGTCGACCCCCGGCCCCAGCTGCCGCCGGTCGTCTACGTGCCGACGACCGACGAGCCCGACGCCGCTGCACGGCGCGTGCTGATGCACCGCGTCGAGGACGGCCGCACGGCGCTCTACACCTACTCCGCGATCGACCGGCTGCACCGCTGGTACCTCCCCGACGCCCCCTGGCTGCTGTGCGACGTGCCCGCGCTCCAGCGCATCCACGAGCAGTCCCCCTACGACCTGCTCTTCCTCGACATCGACCCGGGCCTGCGCGACGACACGGGCGCCGACGCCGGATCGGCGGCGTCGTGA
- a CDS encoding type VII secretion target, with protein sequence MSGGIHVDPATLGSIAAAFDTAASGLEGLSGSVPRGIDAGPMTAVVASMLGQIVTSAGNVSTALSGSAENVRLARSYYERADADSSAGMDDIRRAMEP encoded by the coding sequence GTGAGCGGCGGCATCCACGTCGACCCGGCGACGCTCGGCTCCATCGCCGCGGCGTTCGACACCGCCGCCAGTGGGCTCGAGGGCCTCTCGGGGAGCGTGCCGCGCGGGATCGACGCGGGCCCGATGACGGCCGTGGTCGCGAGCATGCTCGGCCAGATCGTCACCAGCGCCGGCAACGTGTCGACCGCGCTGAGCGGATCGGCGGAGAACGTCAGGCTCGCGCGCAGCTACTACGAGCGCGCCGACGCCGACTCCTCGGCGGGGATGGACGACATCCGGCGGGCGATGGAGCCGTGA
- a CDS encoding ABC transporter ATP-binding protein — translation MTGEHAGHAGVVHQGALQVITTAGLTKHYGTVHALTDLTVAVGAGVTGLVGANGAGKSTLIKILLGLLEPTGGHASVLGHDIEQGGQEIRRLVGYMPEHDCLPPDVSASDFVVHMARMSGLGSSAARERAADVLRHVGLDEERYRPMGGYSTGMKQRAKLAQALAHDPQLVFLDEPTNGLDPAARTDMLRLVERIGSDFGIAVLVTSHLLGELEQVSDHVIVLDGGHLLRSSATGDFLQRTGSLLVEVVGTETERDRLGEALARRGLTCRPRGPMVSIDPPPPELAREGAAHDLIRDVAAELGLGLMRLQPDRGHLEDVFLQEGATHA, via the coding sequence GTGACGGGGGAACACGCAGGACACGCGGGAGTGGTGCACCAAGGAGCGCTGCAGGTCATCACGACCGCAGGACTCACCAAGCACTACGGGACGGTCCACGCGCTGACCGACCTCACGGTCGCGGTCGGCGCGGGCGTGACCGGCCTCGTCGGCGCCAACGGTGCCGGCAAGTCGACGCTCATCAAGATCCTGCTGGGGCTCCTCGAGCCGACCGGCGGACATGCGAGCGTGCTGGGCCACGACATCGAGCAGGGCGGGCAGGAGATCCGCCGGCTCGTCGGCTACATGCCCGAGCACGACTGCCTGCCGCCCGACGTCAGCGCGAGCGACTTCGTGGTCCACATGGCCCGGATGTCCGGCCTCGGGTCGAGCGCGGCCCGCGAGCGCGCCGCAGACGTGCTGCGCCACGTGGGCCTCGACGAGGAGCGCTACCGGCCGATGGGCGGCTACTCCACCGGCATGAAGCAGCGCGCCAAGCTCGCCCAGGCCCTCGCCCACGACCCGCAGCTGGTGTTCCTCGACGAGCCCACCAACGGCCTCGACCCGGCGGCCCGCACCGACATGCTGCGTCTGGTGGAGCGCATCGGCAGCGACTTCGGCATCGCCGTCCTCGTCACCTCCCACCTGCTCGGCGAGCTCGAGCAGGTCAGTGACCACGTGATCGTGCTCGACGGCGGCCACCTCCTTCGCTCCAGCGCGACCGGCGACTTCCTCCAGCGCACCGGCAGCCTGCTGGTGGAGGTCGTCGGCACCGAGACCGAGCGCGACCGGCTGGGCGAGGCGCTCGCACGGCGCGGCCTCACCTGCCGGCCGCGTGGCCCCATGGTCTCGATCGACCCGCCCCCACCCGAGCTCGCCCGCGAGGGCGCGGCGCACGACCTGATCCGCGACGTCGCCGCCGAGCTCGGCCTCGGCCTGATGCGGCTGCAGCCCGACCGCGGCCACCTCGAGGACGTCTTCCTCCAGGAGGGTGCAACCCATGCCTGA
- a CDS encoding ABC transporter permease subunit, producing MTSAVFNPTIAKLALQALLGRRRFFLLLAFPVLLIGLVALVTALTDGDAAYEILPGLGYPLVLPLVAILAASSVLGPEVDDGSIAYLLSKPVNRYGIAISKWLVALSATLVAGAMPILVAALITGDGTRATALFIGAAVAGTAYSALFLAISAVTRHAVIASLMFVLIWESLLGNLFTGVAWLSIGQWGLRIGHELSDQLPDPANLPWAIGASAVVTLVGVWFAGDRLRSFSLRGED from the coding sequence ATGACCTCCGCAGTGTTCAACCCCACCATCGCCAAGCTCGCGCTCCAGGCCCTGCTGGGCCGGCGGCGCTTCTTCCTGCTGCTGGCCTTCCCGGTCCTGCTGATCGGGCTCGTCGCGCTGGTCACCGCCCTCACCGACGGCGACGCCGCCTACGAGATCCTGCCCGGGCTGGGCTATCCGCTCGTGCTGCCGCTCGTCGCGATCCTCGCGGCCTCCTCGGTGCTGGGCCCGGAGGTCGACGACGGCTCGATCGCCTACCTGCTGTCCAAGCCGGTGAACCGCTACGGCATCGCGATCAGCAAGTGGCTGGTCGCGCTCTCCGCGACGCTGGTGGCCGGCGCGATGCCGATCCTCGTCGCCGCGCTCATCACCGGCGACGGCACCCGGGCGACCGCGCTGTTCATCGGCGCGGCCGTCGCGGGGACGGCGTACTCGGCGCTCTTCCTCGCCATCTCGGCCGTCACCCGCCACGCCGTCATCGCGTCGCTGATGTTCGTGCTGATCTGGGAGAGCCTGCTCGGCAACCTCTTCACGGGCGTGGCCTGGCTCAGCATCGGCCAGTGGGGCCTGCGCATCGGCCACGAGCTCTCCGACCAGCTGCCCGACCCGGCCAACCTGCCGTGGGCGATCGGCGCCAGTGCCGTGGTGACGCTCGTCGGCGTGTGGTTCGCCGGCGACCGGCTGCGGTCGTTCTCGCTGCGCGGCGAGGACTGA